The genomic stretch TCTTCGTTTTTTAACGATCTAGCGGCCGCGGCGTGATCCCGCGACCGTGAGCCGTCTACGGCGCCTAAGCTGCGCGGAAGGCGTCACCCTTGCGTCGCGAGCTTTGCCTCGAGTGCCTCGATGCGCGCCTTCAGCGCCTCGTTCTCATCGCGCGCCCGTGCCGCCATTTCGCGCACCGCCTCGAACTCCTCGCGCTTGACCACATCCATGTTGTTGAGGAAGCGCTCCGCCTGGGCCTGGAAGGCCGTTTCCGCCTCTCGCCGCAGTCCCTGGGCCGCCCCGGCTGCGTCGGTCATCAACTTGGCGAAATCGTCTAGGATTCGGTTCGTGCCGTTGGACATGGTCATGAGCTCCCGTGGTTGCGGCCAGCGCCGTGCTGGTGAAGTAGGGTTTTGCGCCTTCTCTTGCAAGCCGATAGACAGCCCGGAGATTGGCCTTGACCGC from Pseudorhizobium banfieldiae encodes the following:
- a CDS encoding accessory factor UbiK family protein, with product MSNGTNRILDDFAKLMTDAAGAAQGLRREAETAFQAQAERFLNNMDVVKREEFEAVREMAARARDENEALKARIEALEAKLATQG